In Pleomorphomonas sp. T1.2MG-36, one genomic interval encodes:
- a CDS encoding UxaA family hydrolase, with protein MRKILRIDPADNLIVALTDLASGEEVEGSGERFRIAAAVRAKHKFAAQDLRPGDAAVLYGTIVGQATQPIGRGEPVTTANIRHAAADVPDDEPSPYLWQPPDVSGLATRTFDGYQRPDGRVGTANHWLVLPLVFCANRNARKLADTLSAALGYRDDRLEAIARQLTGGASGAQAGRRFSNIDGIRAIDVTSGCGGAASDCEALCEVLAAYADHPNVAGITVFSLGCEKSQASTFREALHRRNPAFAKPALFYRQQDWASEAAMMEDALRQTLEALAVADGIERTPAPLAKLRIAVKCGGSDGFPGISANPVIGLVSDRLVALGGASVLAEFPELCGAEGAIAARCARPEDRARFLALMRDYEAAANRCGTSISDNPSWGNIEDGLITDAIKSCGAARKAGTAPVVAVADYGEPMADSGLTLLCTPGNDLIAVTGQVAAGATLVLFSTGLGTPTGNAIAPVIKIATNSAVATRLPDMIDFDCGPVIAGASPEDNASDLIEMMIDVASGRLPTRADQLQQHDFLFWKRSLDL; from the coding sequence ATGCGCAAGATCCTGCGGATCGACCCTGCCGACAACCTCATCGTCGCCCTGACCGATCTGGCGAGCGGCGAAGAGGTCGAGGGATCCGGCGAACGCTTTCGCATCGCGGCCGCCGTGCGGGCAAAGCACAAGTTCGCAGCGCAGGATCTTCGTCCGGGTGACGCCGCCGTGCTCTATGGCACCATCGTCGGCCAGGCCACGCAACCGATCGGGCGCGGCGAGCCGGTGACCACCGCCAACATCCGGCACGCTGCCGCCGATGTACCGGACGACGAACCGTCGCCCTATCTCTGGCAGCCCCCCGACGTCTCCGGCCTTGCGACCCGAACCTTCGACGGCTACCAACGGCCGGACGGCAGGGTCGGGACGGCCAACCACTGGCTGGTGCTGCCGCTGGTGTTCTGCGCCAACAGGAACGCCCGCAAACTGGCGGATACCTTGTCCGCCGCGCTCGGCTACCGGGATGATCGCCTGGAGGCCATCGCGCGGCAGCTAACCGGAGGCGCGAGCGGCGCCCAGGCCGGCCGTCGCTTCTCCAATATCGACGGCATCAGGGCGATCGACGTGACAAGCGGCTGCGGCGGCGCCGCTTCCGATTGCGAGGCTCTGTGCGAGGTGCTCGCCGCCTATGCCGACCATCCCAACGTGGCCGGCATAACCGTCTTCAGCCTGGGCTGCGAGAAGTCGCAAGCCTCCACGTTTCGGGAGGCTCTTCACCGGCGCAATCCCGCCTTTGCCAAGCCGGCGCTGTTCTACCGCCAGCAGGACTGGGCGTCGGAGGCGGCGATGATGGAAGACGCCTTGCGGCAAACGCTCGAGGCACTGGCCGTTGCCGACGGCATCGAGCGGACGCCCGCTCCGCTGGCAAAGCTGAGGATCGCCGTCAAATGCGGCGGCTCGGACGGTTTCCCCGGCATTTCAGCCAACCCCGTCATCGGCCTCGTCTCCGACAGGCTTGTCGCCCTTGGCGGCGCTTCGGTGCTGGCGGAGTTTCCCGAACTCTGCGGCGCCGAGGGCGCCATTGCCGCCCGTTGCGCGCGGCCGGAAGATCGCGCCCGTTTCCTCGCGCTGATGCGCGACTACGAAGCGGCTGCCAACCGATGCGGAACGTCGATTTCCGACAATCCGAGTTGGGGCAACATCGAGGATGGTCTCATCACCGATGCCATCAAGTCCTGCGGGGCAGCCCGAAAGGCCGGCACGGCGCCTGTCGTCGCCGTGGCCGACTATGGCGAGCCGATGGCCGACAGTGGCCTGACGCTGCTTTGCACCCCCGGCAACGACCTGATCGCCGTCACCGGGCAGGTCGCGGCGGGCGCTACGCTCGTGCTGTTTTCGACCGGCCTAGGAACGCCGACCGGCAACGCCATCGCCCCGGTGATCAAGATCGCCACCAACAGCGCCGTTGCCACCCGGCTGCCGGACATGATCGATTTCGACTGCGGCCCCGTCATAGCCGGCGCCTCGCCCGAGGATAACGCCTCCGATCTCATCGAGATGATGATCGACGTCGCCAGCGGCCGTCTCCCAACCCGCGCCGATCAGCTCCAGCAGCACGATTTCCTGTTCTGGAAACGGTCGTTGGATCTGTGA